The following are from one region of the Flavimobilis soli genome:
- a CDS encoding SulP family inorganic anion transporter, which translates to MPASPTPEPRDAAPEQSSTGAPEADAVHSVAAALRSPRRLRTEVFAGLVVGLALIPEAIAFSIIAGVDPRVGLFASFTMAVAIAFLGGRPAMISAATGAVALVVAPVAREHGLDYLVATIILAGVIQVAFGLLGVARLMRFVPRSVMVGFVNALSILVLLAQLPHLVDVPWAVYALTAAGIAMMVLIPRWTTIVPAPLVAIVVLTTAVVVAGIDVPDVGDEGALPESLPTFGLPHVPLTLETFEIIAPFALGVALVGLLESLLTAKLVDDVTDTHSNKTREAWGQGAANIITGLFGGMGGCAMIGQTMINVKVSGARTRISTFLAGVFLLALVVGLGDVVAAIPMAALVAVMIMVCVATIDWHSVRPSTLRRMPRSETAVMLTTVVVTVWSHNLAYGVVSGVLVAAVLFANRVSHMTSVTHVDAADGETRVYTVRGELFFASSNDLVYQFDYANGPRHVVVDMSSAHVWDASTVATLDAITTRYEAKGATVEIVGMNPDSAARHGRLSGTLGS; encoded by the coding sequence GTGCCCGCTTCCCCGACACCCGAGCCGCGCGACGCCGCTCCCGAGCAGTCCTCGACCGGCGCACCTGAGGCGGACGCCGTCCACTCCGTCGCCGCCGCGCTCCGGTCGCCGCGACGGCTGCGCACGGAGGTCTTCGCCGGTCTCGTCGTCGGGCTCGCGCTGATCCCCGAAGCGATCGCGTTCTCGATCATCGCGGGCGTCGATCCGCGGGTCGGGCTGTTCGCGTCGTTCACGATGGCGGTCGCGATCGCGTTCCTCGGCGGTCGCCCGGCGATGATCTCTGCGGCGACCGGGGCTGTGGCGCTCGTCGTCGCGCCGGTCGCGCGCGAGCACGGGCTCGACTACCTCGTCGCGACGATCATCCTCGCGGGTGTCATCCAGGTGGCGTTCGGGCTGCTCGGCGTCGCGCGTCTCATGCGGTTCGTGCCGCGCTCAGTCATGGTCGGATTCGTCAACGCGCTGTCGATCCTCGTCCTGCTCGCGCAGCTCCCGCACCTCGTGGACGTCCCGTGGGCGGTCTACGCGCTGACCGCCGCAGGCATCGCCATGATGGTGCTCATCCCCCGCTGGACGACGATCGTCCCGGCGCCGCTCGTCGCGATCGTCGTGCTGACGACGGCGGTCGTGGTCGCGGGCATCGACGTGCCGGACGTCGGCGACGAGGGCGCCCTCCCCGAGTCCCTGCCGACGTTCGGGCTGCCGCACGTGCCCCTCACGCTCGAGACGTTCGAGATCATCGCGCCGTTCGCGCTCGGGGTCGCGCTCGTCGGTCTCCTGGAGTCGCTGCTGACCGCCAAGCTGGTCGACGACGTCACGGACACCCACTCGAACAAGACGCGCGAGGCGTGGGGCCAGGGCGCCGCGAACATCATCACGGGCCTGTTCGGCGGCATGGGCGGTTGCGCGATGATCGGCCAGACGATGATCAACGTGAAGGTGTCCGGCGCCCGCACCCGCATCTCGACGTTCCTCGCGGGCGTGTTCCTGCTCGCGCTCGTCGTCGGGCTGGGCGACGTGGTCGCGGCCATCCCGATGGCCGCGCTGGTCGCGGTGATGATCATGGTGTGCGTCGCGACGATCGACTGGCACTCGGTCCGTCCGAGCACGCTACGACGCATGCCGCGCAGCGAGACGGCGGTCATGCTCACGACCGTGGTGGTGACGGTGTGGTCGCACAACCTTGCGTACGGCGTCGTCAGCGGGGTGCTCGTGGCGGCGGTGCTGTTCGCGAACCGCGTCTCGCACATGACGTCGGTGACGCACGTCGACGCCGCCGACGGCGAGACGCGCGTGTACACGGTGCGCGGCGAGCTGTTCTTCGCGTCGTCGAACGACCTCGTCTACCAGTTCGACTACGCGAACGGTCCGCGCCACGTCGTCGTCGACATGTCGAGCGCGCACGTGTGGGACGCGTCGACGGTCGCGACGCTCGACGCGATCACCACCCGCTACGAGGCGAAGGGCGCGACCGTCGAGATCGTCGGCATGAACCCGGACAGTGCGGCGCGGCACGGGCGACTGTCAGGGACGCTCGGTTCCTGA
- a CDS encoding GNAT family N-acetyltransferase, with protein MISTRLATLADVPAAARTLALAFADYPWTRWSVPAEDHDARLEELQALYLAHAVGWGVVLVDDAVTAVAAVLPPDAPAPSDEVQARVAELHGDRLERLLGVAKPERPEGAWDFATLGVRPDRRGAGLGSAVLTDALTLVAERAPDAPVALETSDVRNVRLYEGHGFAVTAHTDVPDGPDVFSMVRAPAR; from the coding sequence ATGATCTCGACGCGACTGGCCACGCTCGCCGACGTCCCTGCCGCTGCACGCACCCTCGCTCTCGCTTTCGCAGACTATCCGTGGACGCGCTGGTCCGTGCCCGCGGAGGACCACGACGCTCGGCTCGAGGAGCTGCAGGCGCTGTATCTCGCGCACGCGGTGGGCTGGGGCGTCGTGCTGGTCGACGACGCGGTGACAGCGGTCGCGGCGGTCCTGCCGCCCGACGCACCGGCCCCGTCGGACGAGGTGCAGGCGCGGGTCGCGGAGCTGCACGGGGACCGGCTCGAGCGGCTGCTCGGCGTGGCGAAGCCGGAGCGCCCCGAAGGGGCGTGGGACTTCGCGACGCTCGGTGTGCGCCCGGACCGTCGGGGTGCCGGGCTGGGGTCTGCGGTGCTCACGGATGCGCTGACGCTCGTCGCGGAGCGTGCTCCGGATGCACCGGTCGCGCTGGAGACGTCAGACGTGCGCAACGTCCGCTTGTACGAGGGGCACGGGTTCGCGGTCACCGCGCACACGGACGTGCCGGACGGCCCGGACGTGTTCTCGATGGTGCGCGCACCTGCTCGTTGA
- a CDS encoding TraR/DksA family transcriptional regulator — protein MLQADAVAELRTALLARRAEAEERLGAHARTFQDIVDAAANANVDDEHDPEGTTIAFERSQVDALAQSAHDALDEISAALARLDDGTYGVCEACGQPIPLDRLRARPTARRCVACA, from the coding sequence GTGCTCCAGGCCGACGCCGTCGCCGAGCTGCGCACCGCGCTGCTCGCCCGCCGCGCCGAGGCCGAGGAGCGCCTCGGCGCGCACGCCCGCACCTTCCAGGACATCGTCGACGCCGCCGCCAACGCCAACGTCGACGACGAGCACGACCCCGAAGGCACCACGATCGCCTTCGAACGCTCGCAGGTCGACGCCCTCGCCCAGAGCGCCCACGACGCCCTCGACGAGATCAGCGCGGCGCTCGCCCGGCTCGACGACGGCACCTACGGCGTCTGCGAGGCCTGCGGGCAGCCCATCCCGCTCGACCGGCTCCGCGCCCGGCCCACCGCCCGGCGCTGCGTCGCCTGCGCCTGA
- a CDS encoding isocitrate lyase/PEP mutase family protein, producing MTANTSPASLSVADRARRLRELHAAPEILRVVNVWDVISAKAVLELPETKALATAGHSIAATFGYGDGDIPLDITLDMVGRIVEAAGDVPVSADLDNGYDNPGETARRAIGVGVVGANVEDRLVPVTEAADRVAAIVAAGEAEGVPFALNARTDAFVRGGDKPVADKVADAIERGRAYLDAGADIIFVPGVLDADVTRQLVEGIGERKVSVIGLPGALTAAEYEALGVGRISYGPMTQRVALTALQDVAASLYADGAIPTSTRALN from the coding sequence ATGACCGCGAACACGAGCCCTGCGTCCCTGTCCGTCGCCGACCGCGCTCGTCGCCTGCGCGAGCTGCACGCCGCGCCGGAGATCCTGCGCGTCGTCAACGTGTGGGACGTGATCTCCGCGAAGGCTGTGCTCGAGCTTCCTGAGACGAAGGCGCTCGCGACCGCCGGTCACTCGATCGCCGCGACCTTCGGCTACGGCGACGGCGACATCCCGCTCGACATCACGCTCGACATGGTCGGCCGCATCGTCGAGGCCGCTGGCGACGTGCCCGTGAGCGCCGACCTCGACAACGGCTACGACAACCCGGGCGAGACCGCCCGCCGCGCGATCGGCGTCGGAGTCGTCGGCGCGAACGTCGAGGACCGTCTCGTCCCCGTCACCGAGGCTGCCGATCGCGTCGCCGCGATCGTCGCCGCAGGCGAGGCGGAGGGTGTGCCGTTCGCGCTCAACGCCCGCACGGACGCGTTCGTGCGCGGCGGCGACAAGCCCGTCGCCGACAAGGTCGCCGACGCGATCGAGCGCGGCCGCGCCTACCTCGACGCAGGCGCCGACATCATCTTCGTGCCCGGCGTCCTCGACGCAGACGTGACCCGCCAGCTCGTCGAGGGCATCGGCGAGCGCAAGGTCTCCGTCATCGGCCTGCCCGGCGCCCTCACCGCCGCCGAGTACGAGGCGCTCGGCGTCGGCCGCATCTCCTACGGACCCATGACACAGCGCGTCGCGCTCACCGCCCTGCAGGACGTCGCCGCAAGCCTCTACGCCGACGGCGCCATCCCGACCAGCACGCGCGCGCTCAACTGA